CTGGCCTCCGAAGCGCCGGAACTCATCGTCGTCGTCTACCTGGTGAACAAGGCCCGGTCGACCGCGGGGTTCAACGCGCTCATCTCGTCGAAGCTCAACCAGTGGACGCTGCTCATCGGCACGCTCGTCGTCGTCCACTCCCTCGCGCTGGGTCGGTACGGCGTGCTCGCGTTCGACTACAAGCAGATGGCCGAGATCTGGCTGACCGCCGCCCAGTCGTTCTTCGCCATCTCCCTCCTCATCAGGTTCGAAATCTCCGTCGGGGAAGCGCTGACGCTGCTCGCGCTGTTTACCTCGCAGGTCCTGTTGGAGTTTCTCATCATCCGCGATTTCGTCGCTCTTCCGGTCTCGAGTATCCAACTCCTGTTCGTATACAGCGTCATCTACGTCTTTCTCGGGACGACGCTGTTCGTGTCCCGCCGACAGTCGTTCGGCCGCCTCCTCCGGCGAACGGCGGGCACCGTGGGTTCGGCGATGCCGATCGGCCAGGGCAGGTCCCACGGCACTGATGACTGAACGGGCCGGTTTAGCCCGTCGATCTCGAACGCGTTCGATCGCCTCTGCGGACAGTTCGCCGCGCTCGGTACGAGCGCCGGCTGCGAGCGCGAGCGTTAGGTCGATCGATCGCAATCGGCTGATTCCTCGGTGGATTCGAGCCTCGAGAGCGTTCGTTCGACCCGTTCCCAGTGACTGCCGCGCCAGAAGTGCTGGCCGCAGTCCCGGCAGCACCAGACCGCGGTTTCGGCGGCATCGGGCGCGTATTCCGGCGTCGACGCTGCGGAGTCGACCGGTTCGAGCGGGCCGTTACAGCGCCCGCAGAAGTCGGGTTCGTCCTCGAGAGAAAGCCCGATCCCGGCCGCCGAGAGCGCCGCGAGCTGGTCCTCGACGTCGCGCGACTCGAGCAGGATCGACGCCTCGGTGCGGCCCGCGAGCCGGACGT
This DNA window, taken from Natronococcus sp. CG52, encodes the following:
- a CDS encoding DUF5615 family PIN-like protein gives rise to the protein MRLLLDVMCGGLVAYLRMCGHDTVYAGDRDLEADDELLAVAREEERTIVTRDVRLAGRTEASILLESRDVEDQLAALSAAGIGLSLEDEPDFCGRCNGPLEPVDSAASTPEYAPDAAETAVWCCRDCGQHFWRGSHWERVERTLSRLESTEESADCDRST